In the genome of Calditrichota bacterium, the window TTGAGGACGTGAGTTCCCCTACGAGGCTTCCCGGTTGTGGACGGCAGCGTCAGCCCGTGGGCGACTGTGTGTTCAGGCGAGGGAGGAGGTCATGAGGTTTTTTCGTTGCTCGCTTCTGGGTCACAAAGGGGACCCGAAGTTGCATTGGCGTCGGCCATTGGTGATAGGAGTGGCAGTCTCCCTTTCCGTGCTGATTTCCTTGCGGACTCATGCGCAGCCACTTGCCGAAGGGAAAAGCAAGTTCCTGGGCGCAGCAAGCAAGAGCGACGTCTACCGCAACTTTGACAAGTACTTCAATCAGATCACCCCCGGCAACGACGGCAAATGGGGCTCGGTTGAGTATACCCGAGGGCAGTACAACTGGAGCAACCTGGATCGTATCTACGAATACGCCATGAGCAAAGGGATTCTCTTCAAAGAACACACCTTGGTGTGGGGGCAGCAGCAGCCGTCGTGGATTGCCTCGCTCGACTCGGCAGGGCAGAGGCAGGCTGTGGAGGAATGGATGCGCCGTCTGGGCGAACGCTACCCGCAGATGGCGTTGGTTGACGTCGTAAACGAGCCCTTCCATGCGCCCCCGGTGTACAAGAACGCGCTGGGGGGAGACGGGGCGACAGGGTGGGACTGGGTCATTACGGCCTTTGAGCTTGCGCGGCGCTACTGTCCCCCACAGGCGAAGTTGCTCTTGAACGAGTACAACATCTTGCACTCAAACACGGAGAC includes:
- a CDS encoding endo-1,4-beta-xylanase — encoded protein: MRFFRCSLLGHKGDPKLHWRRPLVIGVAVSLSVLISLRTHAQPLAEGKSKFLGAASKSDVYRNFDKYFNQITPGNDGKWGSVEYTRGQYNWSNLDRIYEYAMSKGILFKEHTLVWGQQQPSWIASLDSAGQRQAVEEWMRRLGERYPQMALVDVVNEPFHAPPVYKNALGGDGATGWDWVITAFELARRYCPPQAKLLLNEYNILHSNTETTRYMNLAALLKTRGLIDGIGIQGHYFEFRGDIYRGSTYVYDINVIKANLDRLATLGLPIYITEFDIDEQDNNVQLQQYKIYFPIFWNHPAVRGITFWGYYEYDVWTAHPYTFLIDYSGRDRPAMQWLKTYVRCPFPPVV